A stretch of Cetobacterium somerae ATCC BAA-474 DNA encodes these proteins:
- a CDS encoding HD domain-containing phosphohydrolase: MLKFLLFSFLLCTTLMGKEHVVLLENENSFFFYKEKNQYKGLYPKIFEDINKKKKINLNLKELDTNLILDMEKGKNILIMDLIENEERREKYYFIPTFFYLKANMYFLNNNFIDITNFYKKRVGVIKGTYLDREFLEKYDFLHSEIIDIETREKGLQMLKDGEVDGFVADNQYGFKDNLSKIELSRIPIMVTTLAVPKSEKKLYKNLKRYFEEISPETLKNMISDSRREYYKDKFGDKYTNLKDKSISVVFPTEKTNYPLYYIEDGEEKGLAIEYLKDVGEILGIQVRKIFYSKEEDWKSNDITIASTIESSIRDNENYTNPYYTLTPVIFNRKEDGFINNLVEARKKRFAVVENSYYMDYLRKFLKEENFIYAKDMDETIEKVKRKEADYSIGDYKTLINKLYNTGYDKEIKIAGILDKKYDVSMVVNSEQKELYEALKDISASFLNENMSKNIYLEKNSYETDKSKKILIFSMGILLISFILLYKGRKNLVEKRKYEDLMLSLVSSLEAVNQFNDLETGNHIKRLNLYSELLANKLGCSKKFYEEIGRVASLHDVGKIGIDRSILKKPGKLTEEEFKVIKEHPEIGYEIIKKSGVSIMAENIARYHHEKWDGSGYPCGLKGLEIPLEARIVSVVDVYDALRQKRVYKDGFTHEKAIEIIKNESGKSFDPNIVKIFLENEFKFERLFNSNI; the protein is encoded by the coding sequence ATGCTAAAATTTCTACTCTTTTCTTTTTTATTATGTACAACTTTAATGGGAAAAGAGCATGTAGTTTTATTAGAAAATGAAAATAGTTTTTTCTTCTATAAAGAAAAAAATCAGTATAAAGGATTATATCCGAAAATATTTGAGGACATTAATAAAAAAAAGAAAATAAACTTAAATTTAAAAGAATTAGATACAAATCTGATCTTAGATATGGAAAAAGGTAAAAATATTTTAATAATGGATTTAATAGAAAATGAAGAAAGAAGAGAAAAGTATTACTTTATTCCCACATTTTTTTATTTAAAAGCAAATATGTATTTTTTAAATAATAACTTTATAGATATTACAAATTTTTATAAAAAAAGAGTTGGAGTTATTAAAGGAACATACTTAGATAGAGAATTTTTAGAAAAATATGATTTTTTGCATAGTGAAATAATAGATATAGAAACTCGAGAAAAAGGTTTACAAATGCTCAAAGATGGTGAAGTTGATGGATTTGTAGCGGATAATCAATATGGATTTAAGGATAATTTAAGTAAAATAGAGTTAAGCAGAATTCCAATCATGGTAACAACGCTAGCAGTTCCAAAAAGTGAAAAAAAGCTCTATAAAAATTTAAAGAGATATTTTGAAGAGATTTCACCAGAAACATTAAAAAATATGATAAGTGACTCTAGAAGAGAGTATTATAAAGATAAATTTGGAGATAAATATACGAATTTAAAAGATAAATCAATAAGTGTGGTTTTTCCAACAGAAAAAACTAATTATCCTCTTTATTATATAGAAGATGGTGAAGAAAAAGGTTTAGCAATTGAGTATTTAAAAGATGTAGGAGAAATTTTAGGTATTCAAGTAAGAAAAATTTTTTATTCAAAAGAGGAGGATTGGAAAAGTAATGATATAACAATTGCCTCAACAATAGAGAGTAGTATAAGAGATAATGAAAATTATACAAATCCATATTACACATTAACTCCTGTTATTTTTAATAGAAAAGAGGATGGGTTTATAAATAATTTGGTAGAAGCAAGAAAGAAGAGATTTGCTGTTGTAGAGAATTCATATTATATGGATTATTTAAGGAAGTTTCTAAAAGAAGAAAACTTTATTTATGCTAAAGATATGGATGAAACAATAGAGAAAGTAAAAAGAAAAGAGGCAGATTATAGTATTGGTGATTATAAAACATTGATTAACAAACTATATAACACTGGCTATGATAAAGAGATAAAAATTGCAGGTATTTTAGATAAAAAATATGATGTATCTATGGTTGTAAATAGTGAGCAAAAAGAACTTTATGAAGCTTTAAAAGATATTTCAGCTAGTTTTTTAAATGAAAATATGAGTAAAAATATTTATTTAGAAAAAAATAGTTATGAAACAGATAAATCTAAAAAAATTCTTATATTTTCAATGGGAATTTTGTTAATCAGTTTTATTTTATTATATAAAGGAAGAAAAAACTTAGTAGAGAAAAGAAAATATGAGGATTTAATGTTATCTTTAGTGTCGTCTTTAGAGGCAGTAAATCAATTTAACGATCTTGAAACAGGCAATCATATAAAAAGGTTAAATTTATATTCAGAACTTTTAGCTAATAAACTTGGATGTAGTAAAAAGTTCTATGAAGAGATAGGAAGAGTTGCTTCACTTCATGATGTTGGAAAAATAGGTATAGATAGAAGTATACTTAAAAAACCAGGAAAATTAACAGAAGAAGAGTTTAAAGTAATAAAAGAACATCCAGAGATAGGTTATGAAATTATAAAAAAGTCAGGTGTAAGTATAATGGCTGAAAATATAGCAAGATATCATCATGAAAAATGGGATGGAAGTGGTTATCCTTGTGGCTTAAAGGGATTAGAAATACCACTAGAAGCTAGAATTGTATCAGTTGTAGATGTTTATGATGCACTGAGACAAAAGAGAGTTTATAAAGATGGATTTACTCATGAAAAAGCGATAGAGATAATAAAAAATGAAAGTGGAAAAAGTTTTGATCCAAATATAGTAAAAATATTTTTAGAAAATGAATTCAAATTTGAAAGATTATTCAATTCAAATATATAG
- the gap gene encoding type I glyceraldehyde-3-phosphate dehydrogenase: protein MAVKVAINGFGRIGRLALRLMMNNPEFEVVAINDLTDAKTLAHLFKYDSAQGRFNGTIEVIEGGFSVNGKEIKVLADRDPKNLPWGELKVDVVLECTGFFTSQEKAGLHLEAGAKKVVISAPATGDIKTVVYNVNHQILDGTETVISGASCTTNCLAPMANVLNNEFGVVEGLMTTIHAYTNDQNTLDGPHGKGDLRRGRAAAANIVPNTTGAAKAIGLVIPALAGKLDGAAQRVPVITGSLTELVTVLEKPVTVAEINAAMKAAANESFGYTEEELVSSDIIGIEFGSLFDATQTRVMTVGDKQLVKTVAWYDNEMSYTAQLIRTLKYFVEISK from the coding sequence ATGGCAGTTAAAGTAGCGATTAATGGATTCGGAAGAATTGGAAGATTAGCATTAAGATTAATGATGAACAACCCTGAGTTTGAGGTAGTAGCAATAAACGACTTAACAGACGCAAAAACTCTTGCTCACCTTTTCAAATATGACTCAGCACAAGGTAGATTCAACGGAACTATCGAGGTTATCGAAGGAGGATTCTCAGTTAACGGAAAAGAAATTAAAGTTTTAGCTGATAGAGATCCTAAAAACTTACCATGGGGAGAGTTAAAAGTAGACGTTGTTCTTGAGTGTACTGGATTCTTCACTTCTCAAGAGAAAGCTGGACTTCACTTAGAAGCTGGAGCTAAGAAAGTTGTTATATCTGCACCTGCAACAGGAGATATCAAAACTGTAGTTTATAACGTAAACCACCAAATTTTAGATGGTACAGAGACAGTAATTTCTGGAGCTTCTTGTACAACTAACTGTTTAGCACCAATGGCTAACGTATTAAACAATGAGTTTGGAGTTGTAGAAGGATTAATGACTACTATCCATGCTTATACAAACGACCAAAACACATTAGATGGACCACACGGTAAAGGAGATTTAAGAAGAGGTAGAGCTGCTGCTGCTAACATCGTTCCTAACACAACTGGAGCTGCAAAAGCAATCGGATTAGTAATCCCTGCACTAGCTGGAAAATTAGATGGAGCTGCTCAAAGAGTACCAGTAATCACTGGATCATTAACTGAGTTAGTAACTGTTTTAGAGAAGCCAGTAACTGTTGCTGAAATCAACGCTGCTATGAAAGCTGCTGCAAACGAGTCATTCGGATACACTGAGGAAGAGTTAGTATCTTCTGATATCATCGGAATCGAGTTCGGATCATTATTTGATGCAACTCAAACAAGAGTTATGACAGTTGGAGATAAGCAATTAGTTAAAACTGTTGCTTGGTACGATAACGAAATGTCTTATACTGCTCAATTAATAAGAACTTTAAAGTACTTCGTAGAAATTTCTAAGTAA
- a CDS encoding phosphoglycerate kinase, translating to MAKKIVTDLNVAGKKVLMRVDFNVPMKDGKITDENRIVAALPTIKYVLENGGKVIAFSHLGKVKEAADLEKRNIEPVAKRLAELLGQPVTFINATRGEELEKAVANLKDGEILMFQNTRFEDLDGKKESKNDPELGKYWASLGDLFVNDAFGTAHRAHASNVGIAANIGEGNTAAGFLMEKEIKFIGGAVDAPERPLVAILGGAKVSDKIGVIENLLVKADKILIGGAMMFTFFKALGKNTGKSLVEEDKVELAKSLLEKANGKIILPIDTVICKEFSNDAPHSVVSVDAIPDDEMGLDVGPATVKLFADQLVGAKTVVWNGPMGVFEMSNYAKGTIGVCEAIANLENATTIIGGGDSAAAAISLGFADKFSHISTGGGASLEYLEGKKLPGVESISNK from the coding sequence ATGGCAAAAAAAATTGTAACTGATTTAAATGTAGCTGGTAAGAAAGTTTTAATGAGAGTTGATTTTAACGTTCCTATGAAAGATGGAAAAATCACTGACGAAAACAGAATCGTAGCTGCTTTACCAACTATAAAGTATGTTTTAGAAAATGGAGGAAAAGTAATCGCTTTTTCTCACTTAGGAAAAGTTAAAGAAGCTGCTGACTTAGAAAAAAGAAATATCGAGCCTGTTGCTAAGAGATTAGCTGAGCTTTTAGGACAACCTGTAACTTTCATCAATGCTACAAGAGGAGAAGAGTTAGAAAAGGCTGTTGCTAACTTAAAAGATGGAGAAATCTTAATGTTCCAAAACACTAGATTTGAAGATTTAGATGGTAAAAAAGAATCTAAAAATGATCCAGAGTTAGGAAAATACTGGGCTTCTTTAGGAGATTTATTCGTTAACGATGCATTTGGAACTGCTCACAGAGCTCATGCTTCTAACGTTGGAATCGCTGCTAACATTGGAGAAGGAAACACTGCTGCTGGATTCTTAATGGAAAAAGAGATTAAATTCATAGGTGGAGCTGTTGATGCACCAGAAAGACCTTTAGTTGCTATCTTAGGAGGAGCTAAAGTTTCTGATAAAATTGGAGTTATTGAAAACTTATTAGTTAAAGCTGATAAAATATTAATCGGTGGAGCTATGATGTTCACATTCTTTAAAGCTTTAGGAAAAAATACAGGAAAATCTCTTGTTGAAGAAGATAAAGTTGAGTTAGCTAAATCTTTATTAGAAAAAGCTAATGGAAAGATTATATTACCTATCGATACTGTAATCTGTAAAGAGTTCTCTAATGATGCACCTCACTCAGTTGTATCTGTAGATGCAATTCCTGATGACGAGATGGGATTAGATGTAGGACCTGCTACAGTTAAATTATTTGCTGATCAATTAGTTGGAGCAAAAACAGTTGTATGGAATGGACCTATGGGTGTATTTGAAATGTCTAACTACGCTAAAGGAACTATCGGAGTTTGTGAAGCTATAGCTAACTTAGAGAACGCTACAACTATCATCGGTGGAGGAGACTCTGCTGCTGCTGCTATCTCTTTAGGATTCGCTGATAAGTTCTCTCACATCTCTACTGGTGGAGGAGCTTCTCTAGAATATTTAGAAGGTAAAAAATTACCAGGTGTAGAATCTATTTCTAACAAGTAA